ATACCAATAATCCTAATAAAGACTAACAAACTTTTCCTTTGAAATGTACATTGTCTGCTACCCTAATTCTCCCAACCAGTCCACTTTTGCAGACTCCCTTTGTTGTTGCCTTGCATTTTCTAATGCAGAATTTGATCGTTTACACACTGAACGTCCACTATTTTCAGTGGAGATTCTACACGCATAGGAGTTGCAATATTGGGCTATTGGCTTGAAAGATCTGCAAGTAAAAACTTGCATTTCCTGTATCTGCAAAGCATCATAAGCTCCAATATGCCATAAACTCCCTCAGTAGTATCTGAATGACAGTTTCTAATGGCTTTGCTTAAATTAATCTTCCTCCTTCCAGGAGATGTTTATAGATTGTGTTCCAATACTGCACATATTGGTCAGCCTTTGAACCCACATTATGAGTCACTACCCCTCCTGGAGATCATTGGCACTCTTAACAACAGGATAAAAGGCCTGGGACATAGACATTGGTGGAAAGTCAGGGATGGGAGTCAGTATAGAAAATAAGGCAACATTCTAGAGGAGAAGAAATGGAATAAGATTAATTTTGCTACATTTGATGAGAACAGGACAGACACATTCTTATGAACTGAATGTTTTaaagcaaagaaataaaaagaagcatTTTGTTCTTCAAGAGAGAGTCTGCATTCCTGCTTACAGGATACAACTTTTTAAGACAGTTGCCTAGCTCAAAGTCAAGGTCACCATCTTGTACAAGAGTGAATGTACCGAGATGACTATTCTTCTTCTTTGAGAGTCATGTCTTGTTGGAGAATTGCTGAGGACAGAAAGTGCAGTGTTAACCCTTTAGTTACAAATACTTACTTGTTTGAGGCAGTTCCCCATAAACAAAGCTTTCTGACATTGGTGGTGAACTGTAGTCATCAGTACCATAGAACTGTCTGCATATAGATAAATCCAGTCCTCTCTATCCGTATGAGTCGGGTAGATCATCTGCTCTGCTTAGACattcagtgggagcatctacacatacattaatgaaccttttctaatgcacatttaaTACCTTCAATATgaggctgtgctaatgtgcagtaggcatTTGCATGTTTTTTCAGTGAAACTTCATGAACAGTAGACTGTTTTACTGAGTATTAGCATAAAGTcatggttttttacatgatgctttaaaatactcagtaaaatagtctacggcatgttaaagcgcatgtgtagacatgcccactatatTTTACTggagtcttgatttttttttttccttaatagcCCTGGAGACTTACTTCAGAAATTTTGAGTTTGAACTTGCTTGGGTGTTTGTCATCCAGAATTAGGAAAAAGCAAAGAATATGGAGGGATGTGGCTCTTTTTTGTGAGACAGGGTTGAAGTAGTAAGCTGAGAATTATGAGAAGATTTATCTGAGGTGTTTTCATTTTTTCAGGAAGCAGTTGGGGATACATTAGAGGAGCTGTGGATCTCATACAACTTTATTGAGAAGCTGAAGGGGATCCATGTCATGAAGAAGTTGAAGATTCTATACATGTCCAATAATTTGGTGAAAGATTGGAGTAAGTCAGGGCTCATGGTTTCTGCTCTGCAATTTCTTACTGTATATAGTGAATGTGCACCCAGTGAGTCAATTTGAGCCATGGTATGTATGGCTGATAGCATTGTGCCTTCTATCAGTGAACAAGTTCTCTAGATACCTGTTTGTGCAAGAGATTTTCTCAATATTTTTTAACTCTGTATATTCAGTTTCTAAGTCAAATGGGATTTATTCTTTAAATtgtctttctctcattttttttataatgtgAGAACTTCCACCCTTCATCCTTGAGAcaatgcttgcttttttttcctccaaaacaaGCTGGTTGCATCTTTGCTGATTTCATAAAATAGCTTTGGTGCAGATGTGTTTTCATGTCCCACAGTCAATTTTTTACTTCTTcttttgtggctgcagcagagttTGTGAGACTGGCAGACTTGCCATTACTGGAAGATCTGGTGTTTGTTGGCAACCCACTAGAAGAGAAGTACTCTGCCGACCAGCAGAGCAACTGGGTTGAGGAAGCCACCAAGCGAGTGCCTAGACTGAAAAAACTAGATGGTGAGCTTTGGGTAGCAAGTGGGCAGTTAATAAGAAAGTTTATTAGCTTAATCTACTGTAAACACTAGGAGAGTGGATCAGCACCTAACCAGTCCAGCTGTGGGATCTTGGGGCAATACCCTTTATTTTGCCTTTTAGTTGTTACTCTCAAACATATTCTCTTCTAAGCTAGATAAATTAGCCAGCCAAGGCCTCAGCTTTTCCTGTACAAATTTAGGTATTTTGGAGAGTTGGAAAAAGTGGATTCTGTGGAACTCCTTAGTTTCAGCCCTCAAAATAAGTTAATTGAAAGAATCTCTGTCCTAAAGATTTGAGGTACTCCTGCTCCCAGTTCACTACAACTGTTGAGAGGGTCTTGCTTCGATATGATCTTCACATACTACCTAGCATGCCTTCAAGTTATCTTGTTCAGACTGCTTAAACTGAAACATGCTTAGGACTCAAGGTTCAGGACTCAAAGTTTGGGACTCAGGGTTTCCTTACTAGAATTGGTGGTATGAACAAAGCTTAATCCTGGAAAGAGCAGGCATTTTGTATTCTGCTTCCAGAAACAGGGATGTAATTGCTTGCAGGATTAACACAGAATTCCCACACTGTCTCAGCAGGTAAAacaggaaattatttttaaatattttgtttaaaaacattctCTTACATTAATATCTTAAGATTATAAACCTTTTTTGGTACTTGTTAAAGCATTTAGATTTGCCTTAAAGGAGAAATTAAAGaactcagcagtattcctgcccagagcagggggttggacttcatgattttttgaggtcccttccagcccttaatttctatgattctatgaactcccTTTTTATTGACTAAAATTCTGGAAGTCCTTTGTGGGTGGTTTGGGTAATAAGGGATGAGGGAGAAGAGTgcatggagagggaagaggagaggatgaTTTAGGCAAATGGTTGGAGAGAACAGGAACTCAGAGCCAGAATGACTGAAGAGAAGGTTAGGCAACTTTGTATATGTGGAATGACAGGAACTTTAGGAGCATATGATTTTGTGGCAGCTGAGCTGTAGTTTTGAGAATGTCAGTCATACCTAAAGGGTAGACTTTAGTACCTAATCTCTTGCTTCTCTTCACCTGTCCTAGCTGGCTAGTAAATTGCCATCAGACTTCTGTATATGAGGTCTGTCAGTGATTCCTAGTAGAacttctctcgctctctctttttttttctctccaggtaTCCCAGTTATTAAACAAGAAGAAGGTGAAGAAGGAGAGAACTAACGCGACTATTTCTTGTTTGGCATTAAATTATTTAAGAAGCTCTGGAACAATTCAGTATACAAAGCTTTTGTATAaacatttgttttgaaaatgttcaggcaacattttaaaattagctCATCTCCATACTCTTGTCTCACCCAAAGAGTTGCTTACCAAAACCAGGGGATGCCACCTCTGTGCATTTTGTTCCCTGGTTTAGGAATTAGTGAATTGAGGTTGCCTGCTGTTTGATTAATTAGAGGCCTTTACCTAAAAGATGGATACAATTTTTTATCCCTGAATAGTGCTGCTTGTAGATCAGTCTTGGGTAACAGTAAAACAATGTTGTTTGTCAACTTTGTCCAGCTGACACTAACATTTAAAACATGAAGGCCAAAACAGCATTGTTTTATGTAAAAGCCTCTGTATACGCTATGCTCTCACAAGGATTGGAACACTTTAAATATGTGAGGCTTCCTTTTATGCTCCTTCAACTATTATGCCAATTATCTGTAGCCAAACAGACCTAATAGTTGTCATGGGCTTATGCCTTAAAAAGGTATTGCTAACAATCTTGTGCCATCAGTCATAGGCCCAGAATTGGCTGTTCCAAGATACATTAGCCTCTCAACATCATAACCCAGAAGGctgcaaatatttttatatatttatttattttaaatgaagaaatggAAATTCTTTACATGGCTTCCAGTGGAGTTAAATTACCTATTGTTTTTTCTTTACATTAAATAAAAAGTAGATGCTTTAGGATTGAATCCATAGACATACTCGCCCTAAGTGGCTTGTGATATTAGCCAGAACGTGACTTTCTTTTTAACAGGCTAATGAATGCAGTCCTTCACAGCTCTAGAATCTTGCAGTAAATTAAGGAGGTTGACACCTTgccagaaacaaacaaacagaagactGGGGCTCGAGAATACCTTTCATAAGCTTTGATTTGAGGATACTCACATGTTTCAAAAGCACAGATATAGGCAGCGGAATTAAACGTGCATGTAACTGGTAGAGGAGAAGAAAGGAGTTTGGAAATAGGaacaggaaaataaatatttatgggAAGCGATATGTCCCCCTGTCATAAGGGTTCATTTTAAGTGAAGCCCGCCGATTGTTATAAAGAAATTCTTTTCAATGAAAAGTGTGAAGTAGTGATTAGAAAAAGCACTTAAATTTACTGTATGGGTCATTGCAGACTTCTCCCTTCTTAAGAATCGATAAAATGCCATACAGGTTTTTCCAACTCAGGTTTTTTAACTTCTAGGGCTTTTTTTTCTATTCCTGATGCTCTTctggtttaattttaaattataatGGTAACAATAAGCACATTGCTCAATCAGGAACAAACAGTGAGGGAAGAAAGCAAGCACATCCCCACTCTTACTTTGCCTCATATTTCTGAAGTTGTGGCAGTGGCTGAGTTTTTGAACACAAGGGCATAGATGAGAACCATGATGCAGTTGGCCCCAGACAAGTATTATACAGCTTCTGGTATTACAAACAGCATCCTTAATTTCCCTAAGTCTAATTTTGATAGAAGAGAATCCCAACTTTGATAATCAAGCTGCAAGTGAGCAGTGTGAAGTTAAAGACTAAAAGGAGCACTCAGTGTTAATTAACTTTGTTTATAGTTACTCTGCACCTTCCTACAGAAAGTTATGACTTTCTTGCTGATAAAGTGTCCATGGCAGGTAGAGTCAAATATAATTTCTGTTGTTCCTTTTTAACAAACAGTTGCAGAGCACTTTCTGCTTTTGATATATTTCACCTAGGATGATTCTAGGCAGTCTCTGTTGACCTGAATGCATTCTGCTTCTCCTCTCTCTAGGGTCTGCTATTccaggggcctggctggctgtCTGGTACTCAGCTTGCTGTTTGAAAGTACTTTTCTAGGAATAGTTTCCTGGCTTTATTGAGATTCCATTGATCATAGAAAGTGTGATTGGTTATGGTGGGAGCTATACAGATAGGTGGTCACCAGGCTCATCACTTCAACACTGGAGCACCAGATTTGTTTTAGTTAGCAATGAATAGTGAACAGTATTATGTATGTTTGAAGCCCCCATTGCACTCAATCAGATGTCTTCTTCACTA
This genomic window from Alligator mississippiensis isolate rAllMis1 chromosome 2, rAllMis1, whole genome shotgun sequence contains:
- the DNAL1 gene encoding dynein axonemal light chain 1; the encoded protein is MAKATTIKEALARWEEKNSLKASEAKEVKLYAQVPPVEKMDASLSTLVNCEKLSLSTNCIEKIANLNGLKNLRILSLGRNNIKNLNGLEAVGDTLEELWISYNFIEKLKGIHVMKKLKILYMSNNLVKDWTEFVRLADLPLLEDLVFVGNPLEEKYSADQQSNWVEEATKRVPRLKKLDGIPVIKQEEGEEGEN